GGGGGTTCGGAGTTTCTTGGGGCACGCTGGATTTTATAGAAGGTTCATCAAAGACTTCTCAAAGATTGCAAATCCAATGTGCAAACTTTTGgaaaaggagtcgaaattcaatTTTGATGAAAAGTGCATCAAGGCTTTTGAAGAGTTGAAGTtgagattgacttcagcccttATTGTTGTGTCTCCGGATTGTTCTTTACCTTTCTAattgatgtgtgatgctagtggtCTTGCTATTGGCGCTGTGCTTGGTCAGCGGCTCAACAAAATCTTGCACCCAATTTATTATGCAAGCAAAACACTAAATGGAGCTCAAATGAATTATACAGTGACAGAGCAAGAGCTTGCTATTGTTTATGCTTTCGAAAAGTTCCAGGCCTATTTGTTGGGTGCCAAGTTAGTGGTTCACACTGACCATGCTGCCTTGTGGTATTTGATGGCTAAAAAGGATGCTAAGCCACGGTTGATTAGATGGGTTCTATTGCTACAAGAATTTGACTTTGAAGTCAAAGACCGAAAAGGGTCAGAGAATCAAGTGGCTGACCATCTTTCCAGACTTGAAAAAGTAGGGAGACCGACTAATGTGCTAGATATTGATGACACTTTTCCGAATGAAAGAGTATTGGCGGTCTCTAGTGATTTGGTACCATGGTATGCTAATATTGCTAATTATTTGGTAACCGGCATTATTCTTGAAGATTGAAGGCatatcaaaagaagaaattcttgaGAGATTTCCGACAGTATTATTGGGATAAGCCTTATTTATTCCGGACTTGCGCAGACAATATTATCAAAAGATGTGTGGCTGAGTCTGATGTGATGGAAATATTGGAAGCTTGTCATGATTCTCCTGTTGGGGGGCATCA
This DNA window, taken from Lycium ferocissimum isolate CSIRO_LF1 unplaced genomic scaffold, AGI_CSIRO_Lferr_CH_V1 ctg6582, whole genome shotgun sequence, encodes the following:
- the LOC132045410 gene encoding uncharacterized mitochondrial protein AtMg00860-like — protein: MVKEGIVLGHKISEKGIEVDQAKIDVISKLPPPISVKGVRSFLGHAGFYRRFIKDFSKIANPMCKLLEKESKFNFDEKCIKAFEELKLRLTSALIVVSPDCSLPF